In the Ferribacterium limneticum genome, GGCTCGTACCCGATCATTGGCGTGAACACCTTCCTGAATCCGAAGGGCATGGCCCAACAGGAAATCGAACTGGCCCGTTCGAGCGAGGAAGAAAAGCAATCGCAGATCAAGCGCCTGCGCGACTTCCAGGCCCGTAATGCCGACAAGTCGTCGGCCATGCTGGCCAAGCTGAAACAGACGGTCATTGAAGACGGCAACGTCTTCGCCGTGCTGGTCGATGCCGTCAAGTGCTGCTCGCTCGGTCAGATCAGCAGCGCACTGTATGAAGTCGGTGGCCAGTACCGCCGCAGCATGTAAGGGCCCGCGTAAAAGGCGAACAGCAACCCGAACCCGATAGGGCGGAGGAGAAAAACGACGGCGAGGCTATGAACCTCGCCGTTTTCATTGCCTGATCTATCCGCGGGTAAACCTGAAAATGCGCTTCTTGGTAACCTGCATCGGTGAATCTGCACGATAATCAGAAAACGCTAATGCATCATGCAGTCATCGCTTATGTACCCGCAGACTACCAACGCCGCTTCCGACTGGATTGTCGATAACACCCACCTGCTCGATTTCGTCCTGAACGAAGCGGGCGGCTTTGTTTACGCCATCGACGCGACGACTCACGAAATCCTTTATGCCAACGGCAGCGTCGTTCGCACTTTCGGTAACGTGGTCGGCAAAACCTGCTTTCACGCACTTCAACGCGGGCGCGACGAGATCTGCCCGGGTTGTCCGGAAATGCCCCCTCCCGAGCAGCCCGAGAGCGATGAGCTGGTTGAATGGGAGAACACCAACAGCATCAACCAGCGGACCTATCTGCTGAATGGCCGTTACCTTCGCTGGCCCGACGGTCGTCGGATTCGCCTTCAGGTTGGTATCGACATCACTCGCCAGAAGGCGCTCGAATCGGCCGTCGACGAGGAACGCCGGGCGTCGCTGGAAACCTTCGAGATGCTGACCAATGCGACCATCGAAGGGCTGATCATCTATGACGAGGATCGCCGTTGCGTGCGGGTCAATCAGGTGGCGCCGCAAATCCTGGGCTACAGCGCCGACGAAATGCTCGGCAAGAGCGCGTTCGATTTCATCGCCCCCCAGTCGCGCGATCACGTCCATCGCGTCATCAAGAATGCTGACCAGGCCCCCTATGAAGCGCAGATGCTGCGCCGGGACGGTTCCGTATTCTGGGCCATCCTGCGCGGCCGCGACCTGAGCCTGGCCGGCCGTAAAATTCGCGTTTCTGCCATTCTGGATATTTCCCAAATCAAGGAAAAGGAAGCCGAGATCAGCCACTTGGCCTACTACGACGCGCTGACCGAGCTGCCCAACCGGCGCTATCTGAACGAACAACTTGGCCACGCCTTGAACGCCGCCCGGCGAAGCGGAAATTATGGCGGACTGTTGTTTATCGATCTCGATCATTTCAAGACCATCAACGACACCCGTGGCCATGCCGTCGGCGACAAGGTGCTGATCGAAGCCGCGCGACGAATCAGGCAGTACACGCGCGATGCCGACTACGTCAGCCGCTTCGGCGGCGACGAATTCGTCGTGCTGCTGGAAAACCTCTCCTCCGCTGAAAGCGAAGCCACGCAAAAGGCGTATCAGGCTGCCCGCAAAATTCTCGATGCGCTGGCGGTCCCTTACCTGATCGATACCTACGACTACCGGCTCACCGGCAGCATCGGCATTGCCCTGTTCAACGGTTCCTCGGGTTCCAACGAGGATTTGTTGCGCTATGCCGATGCCGCGATGTACACGGCCAAGGATGCCGGACGCAACAGCGTGCGTTTCTTTGACCCGGTGCTGCAACAACAGGCGGAAGCCAAGGCACTGCTGATCAGCCGTCTGCGGCGTGCCATTGAAGAAGAAAAGCTTCAGCTCTACGCCCAGCCGCAAATTGGCTCCACCGGTGGCCGGAAGGTTTACGGCGTCGAATTGCTGGCCCGCTGGCCGGATGCCGAGCAAGGCATGATTCCGCCCGGCATTTTTATTCCGGCGGCAGAGGAAAGCGGCCTGATCCTCCCGCTTGGGCAATGGGTGCTGCATCAGGCCGTCCGCCAGCTGAAAGCCTGGGAAAACGATCCGGAGCGAAAAAACTGGCGCATTTCGATCAATGTCAGCGTTCGCCAGTTCGAAGACGGCGACTGTGTGGCAGGCATTACCGAACTGCTCGAACGCTACCGCTTCCGACCCGAGCTGCTTTGCCTTGAACTGACCGAGAGCGTCCTGCTGCAACACACCAAGGAGATACTCCACAAGTTCTCGCGCTTGCGCGAACTGGGTTTCCACCTTTCGATCGATGATTTCGGCACCGGCTATTCCTCACTCGCCTACCTGAAGCGGCTGCCGATCACCGAACTGAAAATTGACCGCTCTTTCGTCCATGAAATGACGATCGACAGCAGCAATGCGATTCTGGTCCAGACCATGATCGCCATCGGCCAGCAGTTCGGTCTCGACGTAGTGGCCGAAGGGGTCGAAACCGAGGCCCAGTACGAACGCCTGCTGGCAATGGGGTGTACGCAATTCCAGGGTTACCTTTTCGGGCGCCCGACCCCGGTCGGCGACTGAGGCGGCGTCTGAAACACGGCTGATCGTTGCCGCCGCAGCCTGTGAGGCAATCTTCAGCGGTGGGGTGGCATGCCGGAGCCGTTCGGGCGGCGGAAAAACGACGGCGAGGCCGTGGACCTCGCCGTTATTGTTGGTGCACCGGTGAGAGAGGTGATCAGAACGGCATTGCCACCTTCACCCCGATCGCATTGGTGGAGCTGTTGTTGGAAAACTGACCGGTGTATTCCAGGCGAATGGTCGTGCCGCTCTTGCGCAGGATATCGACGCCAATCGCCAGATCGGCATAGGTCTTTTTGCTCTTGGTGGTGACCGTGAATGGCTGGACGCCGGATGGCGCGCCTTCGAGGCTGGCGGTGACGTGGCGCTCATTGCTGCCGAGGAACTGGGTCATGCCGACGCGCACGTAATGGCGGAGCAGGGTGCCCTCGCCGCCGACACTGTTTTCACCGCCGAACTCGATAGCTGGATGCAGTGACACGAAGGTGTCGTTTGCCTTCTCGACACGCAGGTTGGCACCACCGGCCCCAGTTTCCTCATAGGCATCGCGTGACACGTAGGACACGCCCAAGCCCAGCATCGGGCGGATATAGGCGTTTTCGCTGGCCATGATGTCGTGGCTGATCCGGCCGTGCAAGGAACTAGACCACAGGGTCGGCCTGGCTTGGGCATAGGTGCCCGGGGCTACGAGGTCGACCAGGCGCCGGGTGTTGTAGTGGCCGTAGCCGGCGCTGAAGGACAGCGACAGGCGGGTGGCGTCGTAGCGTTGCTTGAGGATCATGCCGCCCTCGAAGCGCTCGCCATTGACGTCCGAAAAGACCGAGTTGAGGGCCGATTGCTGGTAAGAGGCGCCAAAGCCGAGATGCAGGTTTTCGCGCACGGCCTTCTGGAACCCACCGGCCATCGTCACCACATCCTGACGATAGCCTGGATTCTGGTCGTTCCTTTCCTGATCGCGGATGCTGCCACCGAAGCGGACCCAGCTGCATTCGCCTTCGCGGATGAAGCGATAGTCGCCGTCGCGCTGACGGCAACTGTGCATCGCATCGTTGAACGCCAGGCTGGAAGTGGTCGCTGCCGTCGTTGTCGTACCCAGCGCGCCCGGGCCGAGCTTTTCGTAGGCAATGCGCAAGCGCGCCTCGTCCGGCATGCTGACCAACGCAGCGATATAAGGTGCCAGGCTGCTTGAGCCGCCAGCCGCCAGAATTGCATTGAGGTGGGCGCCGATTTGCCGGCCGTTGTTGCCCAGCGAGGCCGGTGAGAAATCAACCAGGCTGGAAATGGCCACCTCATTGCTGCTCGGGTAGCTCAAGGCGTAATGAACGATGGGCGATGCCGGGGCAATCAGGCTCAGGCTGTTGGAGGTGACGCCGCCAGCGGCCGAGAGGACGACGCGCTGCCAGTTGCCGATCTGGACGGAGCCGGTGTCGATCGGCGTTACCCGGATGCTGCCGCCAAGCTGGGCGCTGCCGCTGACGTTGAGGCGGTCGCTGCTCCTGCCTGCCAGGCTGAGGTCGACGTTGTAGGCGCCGCCGGCGTTCTGCTGCAGATTGCCCGTCAGCAAGGTGGTCTGTGGCACCCGCGAACCGCCGGGTGAGAGCGTGCCGTCGTTGCTGAAGCTGCGTCCGGCGCCGATCATGATGTTGGCCAGGGGGTTGAAGGTCGCATCGACAAGGTTGCTGATTGTGTTGCTGCCGGCGCCGAGATCGACGTTGCCGGTCAGCGTGCCGTGGTTGTTGAGCGTTTCTGCAGCAGCGCCGCCA is a window encoding:
- a CDS encoding putative bifunctional diguanylate cyclase/phosphodiesterase gives rise to the protein MQSSLMYPQTTNAASDWIVDNTHLLDFVLNEAGGFVYAIDATTHEILYANGSVVRTFGNVVGKTCFHALQRGRDEICPGCPEMPPPEQPESDELVEWENTNSINQRTYLLNGRYLRWPDGRRIRLQVGIDITRQKALESAVDEERRASLETFEMLTNATIEGLIIYDEDRRCVRVNQVAPQILGYSADEMLGKSAFDFIAPQSRDHVHRVIKNADQAPYEAQMLRRDGSVFWAILRGRDLSLAGRKIRVSAILDISQIKEKEAEISHLAYYDALTELPNRRYLNEQLGHALNAARRSGNYGGLLFIDLDHFKTINDTRGHAVGDKVLIEAARRIRQYTRDADYVSRFGGDEFVVLLENLSSAESEATQKAYQAARKILDALAVPYLIDTYDYRLTGSIGIALFNGSSGSNEDLLRYADAAMYTAKDAGRNSVRFFDPVLQQQAEAKALLISRLRRAIEEEKLQLYAQPQIGSTGGRKVYGVELLARWPDAEQGMIPPGIFIPAAEESGLILPLGQWVLHQAVRQLKAWENDPERKNWRISINVSVRQFEDGDCVAGITELLERYRFRPELLCLELTESVLLQHTKEILHKFSRLRELGFHLSIDDFGTGYSSLAYLKRLPITELKIDRSFVHEMTIDSSNAILVQTMIAIGQQFGLDVVAEGVETEAQYERLLAMGCTQFQGYLFGRPTPVGD